From a single Pieris napi chromosome 7, ilPieNapi1.2, whole genome shotgun sequence genomic region:
- the LOC125050850 gene encoding uricase: protein MPWTSTNRIYAKPSNSSAGEGGPLVASRGVSATAATTAAADSGGRFELSDHGYGKSSVKLLHVHRDGERHAIREFEVSTELKLASESAYIVGDNKEVVATDSQKNTVYVLAKKHGIKTPEEFGAVVVNHFLYTYKQVAEAKCHVMEYPWERLQAGAPHNHAFVFSPAATRWCEVSQARHEAVVVKAGLSGLRVLKTTQSAFVDFVQDEYTTLSDAAERIFSTVVEAEWTYDNMRKADFDNAWLTVKDAILDKFAGPPDTGVYSPSVQHTLYQAEKTVLEKVAEISWIRMTMPNKHYLNIDVSKFPANVTKGDPRHYIYQPIDKPAGLIYAQLRRRPKSRL, encoded by the exons atgccgTGGACAAGCACTAACag aatTTATGCGAAACCTTCCAACTCAAGCGCGGGTGAAGGTGGTCCTCTCGTTGCGTCGAGAGGAGTATCAGCCACGGCCGCAACTACCGCGGCGGCAGACTCAGGTGGTCGCTTTGAGCTCAGCGATCACGGTTATGGAAAGAGCTCCGTAAAATTGCTGCACGTGCACAGAGATGGAGAACGACATGCAATCAGAGAATTCGAAGTTTCAACAGAACTGAAGCTGGCATCGGAATCAGCATACATAGTTGGTGATAACAAAGAAGTGGTTGCAACGGACTCCCAGAAGAACACAGTCTATGTGTTAGCGAAGAAACATGGGATTAAAACTCCAGAGGAGTTCGGTGCAGTTGTAGTGAATCATTTCCTTTACACATATAAGCAAGTAGCGGAAGCTAAGTGTCATGTGATGGAATACCCATGGGAGAGGTTGCAAGCCGGCGCACCGCACAACCATGCTTTTGTCTTCTCTCCGGCCGCCACCAGGTGGTGTGAAGTTTCTCAAGCGAGACATG aGGCCGTAGTAGTAAAAGCCGGTTTGAGCGGCTTAAGAGTGCTGAAGACTACTCAGTCGGCGTTCGTAGATTTTGTTCAAGATGAATACACCACGTTATCTGATGCAGCAGAAAGGATTTTCAG TACTGTCGTAGAAGCAGAATGGACGTATGATAATATGAGAAAAGCTGATTTTGACAATGCCTGGCTAACTGTCAAAGACGCGATTCTTGATAAATTCGCCGGACCTCCTGATACAGGAGTTTATTCACCTTCAGTACAACACACATTATATCAAGccgaaaaaactgttttagaAAAAGTGGCTGAG atatcTTGGATCCGTATGACCATGCCGAATAAACATTACCTCAACATTGATGTATCGAAATTCCCTGCAAATGTCACTAAAGGGGATCCGCGGCACTACATATATCAGCCCATAGATAAACCAGCTGGACTCATCTACGCGCAGCTACGTCGTAGACCTAAAAGCCGCTTGTGA